The following coding sequences lie in one Glycine soja cultivar W05 chromosome 16, ASM419377v2, whole genome shotgun sequence genomic window:
- the LOC114391065 gene encoding metal transporter Nramp2-like gives MSTQLQQHNKREFKGEEEEEEEEEENHLLHSECETIPLSSPHTSPSEWEHGNREEEEEEEEKDTVYAAKDKVQIFDLESASGASVGSTAVPPFSWRKLWLFTGPGLLMSVAFLDPGNLEGDLQAGAIAGYSLLWLLMWSTFMGLVIQLLSARLGVATGRHLAELCREEYSNWARLVLWILAELALIAADIQEVIGSAIALKILSHGILPIWAGVIITAMDCFFFLFLENYGVRKLEGVFAVFIGTMGFSFAWMFFDTNPSEEELLMGLLIPRVNSKTLRQAVEIVGCVITPHNVFLHSALVQSRDIDIRNKGQVQEAINYYSIESSVALLVTLVINLFVITVFARVFYGTEQAKGIGLVNAGQYLQERYGGGLFPILYIWGIGLLAAGQSSTITGTYAGQFITEGFLKLNIKKWLRALITRSCAIVPTMICAIVFNTSEGSLDTMNEWLNVVQAIQIPFALIPLLTLVSKEEVMGTFRIGPIVERVAWSVAVLVILVYGYMLLDFFLDEVDGVLFGFLVFLGAAAWISFIIYLVQHSGAISSILVRSSYSKGFFSLAGN, from the exons gggagaagaagaagaagaggaggaggaagaagaaaaccaTTTGCTACATTCAGAATGCGAAACAATACCATTGTCCTCACCCCACACATCACCCTCAGAGTGGGAACATGGaaacagagaagaagaagaagaagaagaagagaaggacaCGGTGTATGCAGCCAAGGACAAGGTGCAGATATTCGACCTGGAGTCCGCCAGTGGCGCCAGTGTGGGGTCAACGGCGGTGCCGCCATTCTCGTGGAGGAAGCTGTGGCTGTTCACCGGACCCGGGTTGTTGATGAGCGTGGCATTTTTGGACCCGGGGAACCTTGAAGGGGACCTTCAGGCTGGAGCCATTGcagggtactctttgctttggTTGTTGATGTGGTCAACCTTCATGGGGCTGGTGATACAGCTTCTGTCGGCAAGGCTCGGGGTGGCGACCGGGCGGCACCTGGCGGAGCTGTGCCGGGAGGAGTACTCCAATTGGGCCAGGTTGGTGCTGTGGATCTTGGCTGAGCTTGCTCTCATTGCTGCTGATATTCAAGAGGTTATTGGCAGTGCTATTGCTCTCAAGATTCTTAGCCATGGGATTCTCCCCATTTGGGCTGGTGTGATCATCACAGCCATGGATTG tttcttctttctatttctcGAGAACTATGGAGTGAGGAAATTAGAAGGTGTATTCGCAGTTTTCATTGGAACTATGGGCTTTTCTTTTGCGTGGATGTTCTTCGATACAAATCCCAGTGAAGAAGAACTACTGATGG GCCTTTTGATCCCAAGAGTAAATTCGAAAACGCTTCGTCAGGCTGTGGAAATTGTGGGGTGTGTGATAACCCCACACAATGTATTCCTCCATTCTGCATTAGTACAATCAAGGGACATTGATATCCGTAACAAAGGCCAGGTTCAAGAGGCTATAAACTACTACTCAATTGAGTCATCAGTTGCACTTTTAGTAACATTGGTGATCAATCTGTTTGTGATAACCGTTTTCGCTAGGGTGTTCTACGGTACAGAACAGGCGAAAGGCATAGGATTGGTAAATGCAGGGCAGTATCTTCAGGAGAGGTATGGAGGAGGGTTGTTTCCAATTCTCTATATATGGGGTATTGGTTTGTTAGCAGCTGGACAAAGTAGTACCATCACAGGCACATATGCAGGGCAGTTTATAACTGAGGGCTTTCTTAAGCTCAATATAAAGAAGTGGTTGAGGGCATTGATCACTAGAAGTTGTGCAATTGTTCCAACTATGATTTGTGCAATTGTTTTTAATACATCAGAAGGTTCTTTGGATACCATGAATGAATGGCTTAATGTGGTCCAAGCAATACAGATTCCTTTTGCACTTATCCCCCTTCTTACTTTGGTGTCCAAAGAGGAGGTCATGGGGACCTTCAGAATAGGGCCTATAGTAGAG AGAGTGGCTTGGAGTGTGGCTGTGCTGGTAATATTGGTTTATGGATATATGTTATTAGATTTCTTCCTGGATGAAGTGGATGGAGTGTTGTTTGGTTTTCTAGTCTTCCTTGGTGCTGCAGCATggatttcatttattatatatctGGTTCAACATAGTGGTGCCATTTCTTCAATCCTAGTGAGGTCCTCTTATTCCAAAGGCTTTTTCTCTCTTGCTGGCAACTAA
- the LOC114389276 gene encoding cytochrome b561 and DOMON domain-containing protein At3g07570-like gives MVGSSAIVGWMPSAGAGGMKLYYLGGKSQDEVVHDKGDLYIMNASFVPASAKLGYFIFQLKTTQPSSNLIFAIGPNGQFPDYPNYALPQHIDQTSITIDYSKGSTSGNSNLNLLRSHGVLNIMGWSILMIIGSIIARYFKQWDPTWFYFHASIQAFSFVAGVIGIICGLVLSKKLNTKVTHHKNIGIVIIILGFLQVLAVVFRPGKESKIRKYWNWYHHNVGRILIIFAVLNTFYGLHLGGEGSKWFLAYGVIIAVLVIIVVILEIRMRIIARRETPSKDNSSYPQAVELPY, from the exons ATGGTGGGTTCTAGTGCAATTGTGGGGTGGATGCCATCTGCAGGAGCTGGGGGTATGAAATTGTACTATCTAGGTGGAAAATCACAAGATGAGGTAGTTCATGACAAAGGTGATCTTTATATTATGAACGCATCCTTTGTTCCAGCAAGTGCTAAGCTAGGCTACTTCATCTTCCAATTGAAAACCACCCAACCTTCTTCGAATCTCATATTTGCCATTGGACCCAATGGTCAATTTCCAGATTATCCAAACTATGCCTTGCCCCAACATATCGATCAGACATCCATTACCATAGATTATTCAAAAG GTTCTACGAGTGGAAATTCTAACCTAAATCTTCTTAGAAGTCATGGAGTTCTGAACATCATGGGATGGAGCATTCTAATGATAATAGGATCCATAATTGCTCGCTACTTCAAGCAATGGGATCCCACTTGGTTTTATTTCCATGCTTCCATTCAAGCATTTAGCTTTGTGGCCGGCGTAATTGGAATTATATGTGGATTGGTCTTATCTAAGAAACTCAACACTAAAGTGACTCATCACAAAAATATAGGAATCGTCATTATCATCCTTGGATTCCTACAG GTATTAGCCGTTGTATTTCGACCAGGAAAGGAATCGAAGATACGAAAGTATTGGAATTGGTACCATCATAACGTGGGGAGGATTTTGATTATCTTTGCTGTGCTTAACACCTTTTATGGACTCCATTTAGGAGGGGAAGGATCTAAGTGGTTTCTTGCTTATGGAGTCATTATTGCTGTCTTAGTTATTATCGTTGTCATTTTGGAGATAAGAATGCGTATCATTGCAAGAAGAGAGACTCCCTCCAAAGATAACTCATCATATCCTCAAGCCGTGGAGTTACCTTATTAA
- the LOC114390882 gene encoding cytochrome b561 and DOMON domain-containing protein At3g07570-like, with protein sequence MLERQMKPSPRLLLILTFLGSFFLASPEAYSCTSNLSLNVSIPFDTTNLHCLSVWDAQSFILRYVQTSASTWSFILSTPDTNSYIAIGFSAGGGMVGSSAMVGWVASRGASGGIKQYYLGGVTPNQVVPDKGNLQVIDNSTFITLQSSRLFMVFQLETTEPLSSLIFATGSTGLFPAPPSFALTKHLDKVSTRIDYSKANIGSSQGDGNSSQVNGSTSQSADSCGSNLNLSVPLLFDTTNLNCLPVWNAQGYILRYSQTSQNIWSFILSAPNPNSYIAIGFSPNGGMVGSSAIVGWISSNGASGGMKQYYLTGLTPNQVVPDRGNLKVLTNSTFITSQSSRLYMAFQLETTQPLSKLIYAFGPNGVFPSAPSFALAQHQDKVSITLNYATGSSATTGKSYNLKRSHGLLNILGWGILIIMGAIVARYFKEWDPFWFYFHASVQSLGFVLGIVGVISGFVLNNQLHTDVSLHKALGIIIFVLGCLQIMALLGRPKKESKVRKYWNAYHHNMGRILIILAIANIFYGIKLGKEGSGWNIGYGIVLAVLFTMAITFETQLCSRDD encoded by the exons ATGTTAGAGAGACAAATGAAGCCATCTCCAAGACTTCTCTTGATACTCACTTTTCTTGGTTCATTCTTCCTTGCAAGCCCAGAAGCATACTCGTGCACCAGCAACCTAAGCCTCAATGTTTCAATCCCTTTTGATACAACAAACCTTCACTGCCTTTCTGTATGGGATGCTCAAAGTTTCATCCTCAGA TATGTTCAGACTTCTGCAAGCACTTGGAGCTTCATTCTCTCAACCCCGGACACAAATTCTTACATAGCTATTGGATTCTCGGCCGGCGGCGGCATGGTGGGTTCAAGTGCCATGGTGGGGTGGGTAGCATCAAGAGGAGCCAGTGGAGGGATTAAGCAGTATTATCTTGGTGGGGTCACACCAAATCAGGTGGTTCCTGATAAGGGCAACCTACAGGTTATAGACAATTCAACCTTCATCACTTTACAATCCTCTCGTTTGTTCATGGTGTTTCAGTTAGAAACTACCGAACCTTTGTCCTCTCTGATATTTGCCACTGGATCCACCGGCTTGTTCCCTGCACCACCAAGTTTTGCACTAACAAAACACCTAGACAAGGTGTCCACAAGAATAGACTATTCAAAAG CCAACATTGGAAGTTCACAAGGGGATGGAAATTCTTCACAAGTAAATGGAAGTACTTCACAATCAGCAGACTCTTGCGGCTCCAATCTAAACCTCAGTGTTCCTCTCCTCTTCGACACAACCAACCTCAATTGTCTTCCTGTTTGGAATGCTCAAGGATACATCCTTAGA TATTCTCAGACATCTCAAAACATATGGAGCTTCATTCTCTCAGCACCAAACCCAAATTCATACATAGCAATTGGGTTCTCTCCCAATGGAGGCATGGTGGGTTCAAGTGCCATAGTGGGGTGGATCTCATCAAATGGGGCAAGTGGAGGCATGAAACAGTACTATCTAACAGGTCTCACACCAAACCAAGTGGTGCCAGATAGAGGCAACTTAAAAGTTCTCACCAACTCAACCTTCATCACATCACAGTCCTCACGTTTGTACATGGCATTCCAGTTAGAGACTACCCAACCTCTTTCCAAGTTGATTTATGCCTTTGGACCTAACGGTGTGTTCCCTTCGGCACCAAGTTTTGCATTAGCGCAGCACCAAGACAAAGTCTCCATCACGTTGAATTACGCAACAG GTTCAAGTGCAACAACAGGAAAGTCATATAACCTGAAAAGAAGCCATGGATTGTTGAATATCTTAGGATGGGGCATCCTAATCATAATGGGAGCAATAGTTGCTCGCTACTTCAAGGAATGGGATCCATTTTGGTTTTATTTCCACGCTTCAGTTCAGTCTTTGGGTTTTGTTCTGGGAATAGTTGGTGTAATTAGTGGGTTTGTCTTGAATAATCAACTTCATACCGACGTTAGTCTTCACAAGGCTCTTGGAATCATCATTTTCGTTCTAGGTTGCCTCCAg ATAATGGCTTTGCTTGGTCGACCGAAGAAGGAATCAAAAGTGAGAAAGTATTGGAATGCATAccatcacaacatggggagaaTTTTGATCATACTAGCCATAGCTAACATTTTCTACGGAATCAAATTAGGTAAGGAGGGAAGTGGATGGAACATCGGTTATGGAATTGTGCTTGCCGTATTATTCACTATGGCAATTACTTTTGAGACTCAATTGTGCAGTAGAGAcgattaa
- the LOC114390883 gene encoding ribonuclease 2-like → MPPLTSWLVLPILVLLAAPATTPPARASPVASSFDGQREFDYFKLALQWPGTYCKRTRSCCPTNGCCRGSNSPAVFTIHGLWPDYNDGSWPSCCSGSSFDPKEISTLTNALEQYWPSLSCSKPSLCHGGKGTFWAHEWEKHGTCSYPVFRNEYDYFLTVLNVYFKYNITSVLNDAGYVPSNTEKYPLGGIISAIENAFHASPQIVCSKDSIEELYLCFYKNFQPRDCALGSDIKIDMVTSKKSCPKYVSLPESVSVGYNGLQSRVSDDVAL, encoded by the exons ATGCCTCCATTGACTTCGTGGCTGGTGCTGCCCATTCTCGTGTTGTTGGCGGCTCCGGCAACAACCCCTCCAGCACGTGCCTCACCGGTCGCGTCGTCCTTCGACGGTCAACGGGAGTTTGACTATTTCAAGTTAGCGTTGCAATGGCCCGGCACTTACTGCAAACGCACCCGCAGTTGCTGCCCCACCAATGGTTGCTGCAGAGG CTCCAATTCTCCAGCAGTATTCACCATAC ATGGACTCTGGCCTGACTATAATGATGGAAGCTGGCCGTCCTGTTGCTCTGGATCTAGTTTTGATCCAAAAGAG ATATCAACATTGACTAATGCTTTAGAGCAATATTGGCCATCATTGAGCTGTAGCAAGCCATCATTATGCCATGGTGGGAAAGGAACATTTTGGGCTCATGAG TGGG AGAAACATGGCACATGCTCTTATCCTGTGTTTCGAAATGAATATGATTATTTTCTGACAGTTCTGAATGTctatttcaaatataatattacg AGCGTTCTAAATGATGCTGGATATGTTCCCTCTAATACAGAAAAGTATCCCCTTGGAGGCATCATCTCTGCCATTGAGAATGCTTTTCATGCATCTCCTCAAATAGTTTGCTCAAAAGATTCCATTGAGGAACTTTACCTATGCTTTTATAAGAACTTCCAG CCACGAGATTGTGCTCTTGGATCTGACATTAAAATCGACATGGTTACTTCAAAAAAATCTTGTCCCAAATATGTTAGCTTGCCAGAATCTGTATCAGTGG GGTACAATGGACTTCAAAGTCGGGTCTCTGATGATGTAGCTCTTTAA